One segment of Dolichospermum sp. DET69 DNA contains the following:
- the pstC gene encoding phosphate ABC transporter permease subunit PstC: MANLFGPQDDNSLNLSDGNIDLTSTGGINFWFDKGFTWLVYIFSGITVAILFVMTWVIFREAQPAISKFGLGFLWGQDWDTGNQIFGALPYIYGTLVSSAIAILLTIPVGISIALVTSEDFLPNPIKTTLAFVIELIAAIPSVIIGLWGIFVFIPIITPLQKWLGNTLGFIPLFNTQDAAGNNMLTAGIILAIMILPAMAAISRDVLLVIPKELRSSSMALGGTRWETIFRVLLPAGFSGMVSAAMLSLGRALGETMAVTMVIGNSAQISLSLLDPAYTIPAILANEFAESEPGLHIGSLSYLGLILFALTLVINIAAVFIVEWVGKKNR; encoded by the coding sequence ATGGCTAATTTATTTGGACCACAGGATGATAATTCACTAAATTTAAGTGATGGAAATATTGATTTAACATCTACTGGTGGGATTAATTTCTGGTTTGATAAAGGATTTACATGGCTGGTGTATATCTTCTCAGGTATTACCGTAGCTATTCTATTTGTAATGACTTGGGTAATTTTTAGGGAAGCACAACCAGCTATCAGTAAATTTGGACTCGGCTTTTTATGGGGTCAAGATTGGGATACAGGTAATCAAATTTTTGGGGCATTACCTTATATTTATGGAACTTTGGTAAGTAGCGCGATCGCTATTTTATTAACTATACCTGTAGGCATATCCATCGCCTTAGTCACAAGTGAGGACTTTTTACCAAACCCAATCAAAACAACCCTCGCTTTTGTCATTGAATTAATTGCCGCTATACCCAGCGTTATTATTGGTTTATGGGGAATTTTTGTATTTATTCCCATCATAACACCCTTGCAAAAGTGGTTGGGTAACACTCTTGGCTTCATCCCGCTATTTAACACCCAAGACGCAGCCGGCAACAATATGTTAACAGCCGGAATTATCCTTGCCATTATGATTTTACCCGCAATGGCAGCTATTTCTCGTGATGTATTATTGGTGATCCCCAAAGAGTTACGTAGTTCATCTATGGCTTTAGGGGGAACTCGCTGGGAAACAATTTTTCGGGTTTTATTACCAGCAGGATTTTCTGGGATGGTAAGTGCAGCAATGTTATCTCTGGGTAGGGCATTAGGAGAAACAATGGCTGTGACAATGGTAATAGGTAACTCTGCTCAAATAAGCCTATCTTTACTGGATCCAGCCTATACTATTCCCGCTATTCTAGCTAATGAATTTGCTGAATCTGAACCGGGCTTGCATATTGGTTCATTAAGTTATTTAGGACTAATTCTATTTGCATTAACTCTAGTAATAAATATCGCGGCAGTATTCATCGTGGAATGGGTTGGCAAAAAGAATAGATAA
- a CDS encoding chromophore lyase CpcT/CpeT, with protein MTHSTDITTLARWMAADFSNQAQVFENPAFFAHIRVCMRPLDFGVLSGVSLFVEQAYDYMLNKPYRVRVLNLLTVGDKIHIENYTVKEEKDFYGASRDLPRLQSLTGDRLDKLSGCNMIVEWTGSKFKGTVEPGKGCIVMRDGQRTYLDSDFELDDKQFISRDRGRNPDTDEHIWGSVAGPFYFVRWGNFADEVKIIP; from the coding sequence ATGACTCATTCTACAGATATTACTACCTTAGCTAGGTGGATGGCGGCTGATTTTAGTAATCAAGCCCAGGTTTTTGAGAATCCGGCTTTTTTTGCCCATATTCGTGTATGTATGCGTCCCCTTGATTTTGGGGTATTATCAGGGGTAAGTTTGTTTGTGGAACAAGCTTATGACTATATGCTGAATAAGCCCTATCGGGTGCGGGTGTTAAATTTGCTGACAGTAGGGGATAAAATCCACATTGAAAATTACACTGTCAAAGAAGAAAAAGATTTTTATGGTGCTTCCCGCGATTTACCACGGTTGCAAAGTTTAACGGGCGATCGCCTAGATAAGCTTTCTGGTTGTAACATGATTGTAGAGTGGACTGGTAGCAAGTTTAAAGGCACAGTCGAACCGGGAAAAGGCTGTATTGTCATGCGTGACGGGCAAAGAACCTATTTAGATAGTGATTTTGAACTTGATGATAAACAGTTCATCAGCCGCGACAGAGGCCGAAATCCTGACACAGATGAGCATATTTGGGGTTCTGTCGCTGGTCCATTTTACTTTGTCCGCTGGGGTAACTTTGCTGATGAAGTGAAAATAATTCCCTAA
- the pstS gene encoding phosphate ABC transporter substrate-binding protein PstS, with the protein MAFLSTILNRVVATSVITGAVVLSPVLSAIALAETLNGAGATFPAPLYEKYAREVKKKFPDLKVNYQAIGSGGGIRQTIAGTVDFGGSDAAMKDDEIAKVKNGVILVPTAGGAVSVVYNLPGVSKLRLSRATLPAIFSGQIKNWDDAKIKADNPGVNLPNQPIKFVVRADGSGTTFIFTNHLSAISGYFKGRIGANTAPKWTLPNALKGKGNPGVAALVKSTPGSIGYVEYDYATKNKLNSAEVQNKKGEFVAPSLASANSALSTVKFPDNYRVFVGDPGQGYPIVGLTWMMVYQKYSNPAKAEAVKKWINWVLKDGQQYNDDLNYTKIPGDVVNRVLQTVNSTVK; encoded by the coding sequence ATGGCTTTTTTATCCACTATTTTGAATCGTGTTGTTGCCACTTCAGTGATAACCGGGGCTGTTGTATTGAGTCCAGTCTTGAGTGCGATCGCTCTTGCTGAAACCTTAAACGGCGCTGGAGCAACCTTTCCCGCTCCTCTTTACGAAAAATATGCTCGTGAAGTTAAAAAGAAATTCCCCGATTTGAAAGTCAACTATCAAGCAATTGGTAGTGGTGGTGGTATTCGTCAAACCATTGCGGGAACTGTTGACTTTGGTGGTAGTGATGCAGCGATGAAAGATGATGAAATCGCTAAAGTTAAGAATGGTGTAATCTTAGTACCCACTGCTGGTGGCGCTGTTTCCGTTGTTTATAATTTGCCTGGTGTCAGCAAATTGAGATTATCTCGCGCGACATTACCAGCGATTTTCTCTGGACAAATTAAAAACTGGGACGACGCGAAAATTAAAGCGGACAACCCTGGTGTAAATCTACCAAATCAACCCATTAAATTTGTAGTCCGCGCTGATGGTAGTGGCACAACCTTCATTTTTACTAATCACTTAAGTGCTATTAGTGGTTATTTCAAAGGCAGAATTGGAGCAAACACCGCTCCCAAATGGACCTTACCAAACGCTCTCAAAGGGAAAGGTAATCCTGGAGTAGCTGCTTTAGTTAAAAGCACTCCTGGTTCAATTGGTTATGTTGAATATGACTACGCTACCAAAAACAAACTCAACTCAGCGGAAGTACAAAATAAAAAGGGAGAATTTGTTGCTCCTTCTTTAGCATCTGCTAACTCAGCTTTATCAACTGTCAAGTTTCCTGATAACTACCGCGTGTTTGTAGGAGATCCAGGACAAGGGTATCCTATTGTCGGTTTAACTTGGATGATGGTTTATCAGAAGTATTCTAATCCTGCAAAAGCTGAAGCTGTGAAGAAATGGATTAACTGGGTACTCAAAGACGGTCAACAGTATAATGATGACCTCAACTATACTAAAATTCCTGGTGATGTTGTTAACCGTGTATTACAAACAGTGAATAGCACCGTTAAGTAA
- a CDS encoding BrnT family toxin, producing the protein MVVLFTPCCTSANNEERDFILGYSLSQRLLLVVYVERQTRNRIISARLATKTERRLYEQ; encoded by the coding sequence ATGGTTGTTTTATTTACGCCGTGCTGTACTAGTGCTAATAATGAAGAACGAGATTTTATTTTGGGTTATTCATTATCACAACGTTTATTGTTAGTTGTTTATGTAGAACGACAAACTCGAAACAGAATTATTTCGGCTCGTCTAGCAACAAAAACCGAAAGGAGATTATATGAGCAATAA
- the pstA gene encoding phosphate ABC transporter permease PstA — protein sequence MRDYPNSEIDQSIAAELYQPLPRGRQVFTYLMNGIAFSLTGLALLPLFSILWEILRKGLFGFKLDMLFRPLIENGFANAIIGTILMVGIGALLSIPVGIMTGIFLAEFSQTNPITKYVRFITSILTGVPSIVVGMFAYGTVVLLTKGFSALAGGFALAVIMLPVIVLTTEEALKLIPVPQRLASAALGGTRFQTTFRVIVSSAIPGITTGISLAIARASGETAPLIFTALFSQNWSDNLLSPTASLPVLIFNLYNNPDPEVNQLVWTTSIILLTLVLFFSLLSRVIAKKSKLK from the coding sequence ATGCGCGATTATCCAAATTCAGAAATAGATCAATCTATAGCGGCTGAACTATATCAGCCTCTACCCAGAGGCAGACAAGTATTTACATATCTAATGAATGGGATTGCCTTCAGTTTGACTGGTTTAGCACTTCTGCCATTATTTTCGATATTGTGGGAAATTCTCCGCAAAGGACTTTTTGGCTTCAAACTAGATATGTTATTCCGGCCATTAATTGAAAATGGGTTTGCGAATGCTATTATTGGTACTATACTTATGGTAGGTATCGGTGCATTACTCAGTATTCCTGTGGGAATAATGACGGGGATCTTTTTAGCAGAATTTAGTCAAACCAACCCAATTACTAAGTATGTTCGGTTTATTACTAGCATTCTTACAGGTGTTCCTTCCATCGTCGTCGGGATGTTTGCTTATGGTACGGTTGTTTTGTTAACCAAGGGATTTAGTGCCTTGGCTGGGGGCTTTGCCTTAGCTGTGATCATGCTACCAGTGATAGTATTGACAACAGAAGAGGCTTTAAAGCTAATTCCTGTTCCCCAACGTCTTGCATCCGCAGCTTTGGGCGGAACTCGCTTTCAAACCACCTTTCGGGTTATTGTTAGTTCTGCTATCCCAGGAATAACTACTGGTATTTCCTTAGCTATAGCTCGTGCTTCTGGTGAAACTGCACCACTAATTTTTACTGCTTTATTTAGTCAGAATTGGTCAGATAATTTATTAAGTCCTACTGCTTCCTTACCAGTATTAATTTTTAATCTTTATAATAATCCTGACCCAGAAGTAAACCAATTAGTATGGACTACTTCTATCATTCTTCTGACTTTAGTTTTGTTTTTCAGTCTGTTGTCTCGCGTAATTGCTAAGAAAAGTAAGCTCAAGTGA
- a CDS encoding phosphate ABC transporter ATP-binding protein has translation MSNLTTAIQVKNLSFYYGTYKAIEGISLDIYKNQVTALIGPSGCGKSTFIKTINRISELEGKVKVEGRIEFFGQNIYDPKININRLRREIGMVFQKPNPFPMSIYENVAYGVKIAGKQPKVALDEMVESALKDAALWDEVKDKLNQSASGLSGGQQQRLCIARALAVKPKVLLMDEPCSALDPIATMKVEELIHKLRTEFTIVIVTHNMQQATRVSDFTAFFSTDESRIGQMVEFGETGQIFRNPLDTRTHDYVSGRFG, from the coding sequence ATGAGTAATCTAACCACTGCCATTCAAGTCAAAAATCTTAGCTTTTATTATGGAACCTATAAAGCTATTGAGGGGATATCATTAGATATCTACAAGAACCAAGTTACTGCATTAATTGGTCCTAGTGGTTGTGGTAAATCTACATTCATCAAAACTATTAATCGGATTAGTGAATTAGAAGGAAAAGTCAAAGTTGAAGGCCGGATAGAATTTTTCGGTCAAAATATCTATGATCCTAAAATTAATATCAATCGTCTCCGTCGAGAAATTGGCATGGTATTCCAAAAGCCCAATCCTTTTCCGATGAGTATTTATGAAAATGTGGCTTACGGTGTGAAAATTGCCGGGAAACAGCCAAAAGTAGCATTAGATGAAATGGTTGAATCTGCGCTTAAGGATGCAGCTTTGTGGGATGAAGTCAAAGATAAACTGAATCAATCTGCTTCAGGGCTTTCTGGTGGACAACAACAACGTCTCTGTATTGCCAGGGCTTTAGCTGTTAAACCTAAGGTACTGCTTATGGATGAACCCTGTTCAGCCCTTGATCCTATTGCTACTATGAAAGTAGAAGAATTAATTCACAAGTTGCGAACAGAATTTACAATTGTGATTGTTACCCATAATATGCAGCAAGCGACTCGCGTTTCTGATTTTACTGCCTTTTTTAGCACCGATGAAAGTCGCATTGGTCAAATGGTGGAATTCGGGGAGACAGGTCAAATTTTTCGTAATCCCTTAGATACTCGGACTCATGACTATGTGTCTGGACGATTTGGTTAA
- a CDS encoding BrnT family toxin: MEFEWDINKAESNFFKHGVRFEEAVEVFFDPFYQEGDASTARRKSKVKSQKSKIIWRKLFGD; this comes from the coding sequence ATTGAATTTGAATGGGATATAAATAAAGCTGAGAGTAATTTTTTTAAACATGGTGTGAGATTTGAAGAAGCAGTAGAAGTATTTTTTGATCCTTTCTATCAAGAAGGAGATGCTAGTACCGCAAGGCGAAAGTCAAAAGTCAAAAGTCAAAAGTCAAAAATAATATGGCGTAAGCTTTTTGGCGATTGA
- a CDS encoding DUF2085 domain-containing protein produces the protein MQRVILSRDLQIKQVNWVSFFADFLLAGMVFGPPLAPFLAASGVFLLPGIADIIYFMGNHVCPQPTMGLELAPPFIMAVCMRCYGTVTGLLITRILYSVTAGKGIYWLSQYGWNGAAVASVLMMAYPLELAAQIFGLWDFNNYLVTPFGLITGLAWGLFAMPLLHKWEHGK, from the coding sequence ATGCAAAGGGTTATTTTGTCAAGAGATTTACAGATTAAACAGGTTAATTGGGTAAGTTTTTTTGCTGATTTCCTGTTAGCAGGGATGGTTTTTGGTCCCCCTCTTGCTCCTTTTCTGGCTGCGTCTGGCGTGTTTTTGCTTCCAGGTATTGCGGACATTATTTACTTTATGGGTAATCACGTTTGTCCGCAACCGACAATGGGTTTAGAGTTAGCGCCACCCTTTATCATGGCAGTATGTATGCGCTGCTATGGGACAGTAACAGGGTTGTTAATTACTCGGATTTTATATAGTGTAACTGCTGGTAAAGGCATTTATTGGTTAAGTCAATACGGTTGGAATGGTGCGGCTGTTGCTAGTGTATTAATGATGGCTTATCCTTTGGAGTTAGCAGCGCAGATTTTCGGTTTGTGGGATTTTAATAATTATCTTGTTACTCCTTTCGGTTTGATTACTGGTTTGGCCTGGGGTTTATTTGCAATGCCACTTTTGCATAAGTGGGAACATGGTAAGTAG
- a CDS encoding 2OG-Fe(II) oxygenase, which yields MKYYQQQPNAFPVQYLQDLWGEIQACPYFAINNLNRDFINTKGFSVVFQRQGLAEVCQKFPYFKPYLDKALLSNCNAFYLNPLLLKAGSRVDPHIDRSLRSYCKTVEPPASVSVLYVRVPEDMEGGELVLKLQKRQVGQIKPQTNSLIYFQGDLTHAVNAVTTPGNRLSLVCEQYCLSAAELEEIPQFTLESRANQGNGKKQRK from the coding sequence GTGAAATACTATCAACAACAACCTAACGCCTTTCCTGTTCAATATCTCCAGGACTTGTGGGGAGAAATCCAAGCTTGTCCATACTTTGCGATCAATAACCTGAACCGAGATTTTATTAATACTAAAGGCTTTTCTGTAGTATTTCAGCGTCAAGGTTTAGCGGAAGTTTGCCAAAAGTTCCCCTATTTCAAACCTTATTTAGATAAGGCACTTTTATCTAATTGTAATGCCTTTTATTTGAATCCTCTACTACTCAAGGCAGGTTCTCGCGTTGACCCACATATTGATCGGTCTTTGCGTTCCTATTGTAAAACCGTTGAACCACCTGCATCTGTGAGCGTTCTTTATGTGCGTGTACCGGAGGATATGGAGGGGGGAGAATTGGTGTTAAAATTGCAAAAACGCCAAGTTGGACAAATTAAACCTCAAACCAATTCTTTAATTTACTTTCAGGGTGATTTAACTCATGCTGTGAATGCAGTTACAACTCCTGGAAATCGGTTAAGTCTTGTGTGTGAACAGTATTGTTTGAGTGCAGCTGAACTTGAGGAAATACCACAGTTTACATTAGAGTCTAGGGCTAATCAAGGGAATGGGAAAAAGCAAAGGAAGTAA